A genomic segment from Dehalococcoidia bacterium encodes:
- a CDS encoding DUF169 domain-containing protein: protein MDTLNVVQLLADRLGMEVPPVGMAFVDEKPVDVAPLYRDPPSFCSLWRLAELRVFYATAEQHDGCGIGGVVSGFSSAEGREDELAGLLTELCEVEAGTTEEIEQTARFQPTGRGVVYGPLWKMPVEPDLALMWATLPQMGVVQEIVGKIMWRNNPQGAVFTRPACGVLPIAHENQNTTLSLGCIGMRLYTEMPGHLFLVAMPPAELPRLERGLESRDDIPERLEHYGARMSGA from the coding sequence ATGGACACACTTAACGTAGTGCAGCTCTTGGCTGACCGGCTGGGGATGGAGGTGCCGCCGGTGGGGATGGCGTTCGTGGACGAGAAGCCAGTGGATGTCGCCCCGCTGTACAGGGACCCTCCTTCGTTCTGCTCGCTGTGGAGGCTCGCAGAGCTTCGGGTGTTCTACGCCACGGCCGAGCAGCACGATGGCTGCGGTATAGGCGGAGTGGTCTCCGGGTTCAGTTCTGCAGAGGGGCGGGAAGATGAACTCGCCGGACTCCTGACGGAGCTATGCGAGGTGGAAGCTGGCACCACCGAAGAAATCGAGCAAACGGCCAGATTTCAGCCGACTGGCAGGGGCGTCGTGTACGGCCCCCTGTGGAAGATGCCGGTGGAGCCCGACCTTGCCCTGATGTGGGCAACCCTTCCCCAGATGGGAGTAGTCCAGGAGATAGTCGGGAAGATCATGTGGCGCAACAACCCACAGGGTGCGGTGTTCACCCGGCCCGCCTGTGGGGTGCTTCCCATAGCGCATGAAAACCAGAATACGACGCTGTCTCTGGGCTGCATCGGAATGCGACTCTACACGGAGATGCCGGGCCACCTGTTCCTCGTGGCTATGCCGCCCGCGGAGTTGCCCAGGCTTGAGCGCGGGCTTGAGTCCAGAGACGACATCCCGGAACGTCTCGAGCACTACGGGGCGCGGATGTCCGGGGCATGA